The stretch of DNA AAGCTGGGTGAGCACGTCGCCGCGCAACACGGCTTCTTTGCCGGAACGGACGCGCAGCGGTTGAGCGACCTGAACGCGATGCTGAATGATCCGCAGATCAAAGCAATCTTCGCCATCCGCGGCGGCTACGGTTCGCCGCGTCTGCTGCCCTTCGTCGATTATCGCGCCGTCCGGCGTCGGCCAAAGATTATTGTCGGCTTTAGCGACGTCACGGCGTTACAACTGGCCCTGCTCCGGCGGACGGGTCTGATCACATTTTCCGGCCCGCTTCCGGGAGTTGAATTCTGGCAAAAGCCCGACCCTTACACCGAGGAACATTTCTGGCGACTGCTCACTTCGACTCGCCGCGTTGGGCCGCTGCCGAATCCGCGCAACGAACCCTCGCATTCGCGGATTCCCGGTCGTGCCGAAGGTCGGCTGCTGGGCGGCAACCTGTCATTGCTCGTATCGAACCTCGGCACGCGTTTTAGCCCCGACTACCGTGGCACAATCCTCGTCCTGGAAGACGTCGGCGAACACTTTCATCGGATCGACCGGATGTTTACTCAATTACGCAACGCTGGAATTCTGGATCAGATCAACGGGCTTGTGCTTGGTCACTTCACGAACTGCAAGGCGAGCGACTCCGCAAAGCCGCACCTGAAGCTGAACGAAATAATCGAGGAGGTGTTGTCATGGTTGAACGTCCCGGTGGTCGAGGGATTTCAATACGGCCATGTCGCCCGGAAGCTTACCGTGCCCTTTGGACTCCGCGCGCGCCTGGACGCAGGTCGCGGGACCTTGACGGTGACGGAATCTGCAGTCGTGTGACCTGACCGACGACACCGCGACGCCCCGCGTCGAACGCTTGAGCTTGTTTCCTTTTGCAAAGTCGTCACACTTGCCACATCACCTATGCGCCGCACCATGTTTTCCCCGTTTTCAACAGGATTCGTTTTACTGTTTTGCTTCTGCTCGATCGCCGGCAGCGCCGCCCACCCGCCCAAGAAGATTGTCCTTATCGCCGGGCCGATCACCGGCCACCCGAAAGAGGCGCACGAATACGAGAAAAACGTCATCCTTCTGAAGCAACTGCTCGACACCTCACCCGATCTGCAAGGCAAGGTGCGTGTCGAGACGCATTTTCACGGCTGGCCCGCCAATCCTTCGACACTCGACGATGCCGATACCATTTTCCTTACCTCGGACGGCACGGATCGGGAGGAAAAGAACCACCCGCTCTATGTCGGAGATCATTTTCGGGTCATCGAGCGACAGATGAAACGCGGCTGCGGGCTTGTATTCTTTCATTGGAGCACGTTTGCTCCGATGCGCGTCCACGATCAGATCACCGAGTGGGTGGGCGGTCATTTCGATTACGAAACCGGCAGCGCGCCGAACCACTGGTACTCCGCCATTCAAACGTGGCGGGCTGAGTCGAAGCCGGGCACGCCTGACCATCCCATTCTGCGTGGCGTAAGGCCGTTCACCACCCAGGAAGAGTATTATTACCGCATTCGCTTTCGTGAAAATGACTCGCGGTTGAAGCCGATCATCGTCACGCGCCCACCGAAAGAGACCAATGACTTCACGGTGGGCTGGGCGGTCGAGCGTGCCGGTGGCGGGCGCGGATTCGGTTTCACCGGCGGACATTTTTACGCGAACTGGTGGAACCCGGATTTTCGGAAACTCATCCTCAACGCGATCGCGTGGACGGCGAAACTCGACGTGCCGGAGAACGGCGTGCGCTCGGAGCCGTTCGAGCGTTTCAAGACGCTCGTTCTCACCGGCCACAACCATCCGGCGCACGACTGGCGCGCGACGACCGCCGCGCTCATTCTCGCCCTCGAACAGGACCCTCGAGCCATCGTCCATGTCACGGAGGACATTGAAGACCTCGCGACCGACAAAATCAACGGGTACGACCTGCTCGCATTGAACTATTGCAATTGGGAACGGCCGGGCTTGAGTGAAGGGGCGCGGAAAAACTTCGTTCGTTACCTGCAAAACGGCGGCGGACTGGCCATCATCCATTTTGCCGACGGCGCGTGGCATCCTTCGTTGCCGAACACGAAGCCTGACGACGCCTGGCCGGAGTATTTCACAAAGATTTGCCGGCGCGCCTGGGAACACCGCCCGCCGAACGCCAGCGGGCACGACGCGTACGGGCCGTTTCGCGTCGAGGTCGCCGGTGTGAAGCATGCGATCATCGCCGGTTTGCAGCCGTTTGACACGGTGGACGAACTCTATTTTCACCAGGCAGGAGAGCTGACGATCGAACCGCTCGCGTACGCGATGTCGAAAACCACGAACCAACGCGAGCCAATGGCGTGGGCCTACGACTATGAAAAGGCACGTGTGTTTCAAACCGTGCTTGGTCACAGCGATGAAAGCATACGCCGCGCTGCCGCGCTGATCCGCCGCGGCTGTGTCTGGGCCGCTGGACGCGAAGAACTCACATTCGATCCGCCGTGGCAGTTGACCGAAGGCGCGCTGTTCCGGGAAGGCAGTCCGTGGACGTCGGAAGAATCACAAAAACGCAGCGCAAGCGACACCGCGCAGGCGGCGCGCGCGAGCCCCGGTGTGCCGCCAGTGCGGCTCGCCGCGGCCCGCGGCCCGCTGAGCACGACGCGCCCTGCCGACACCCGACCCGCTGGAACTCCTGCCATCGCCGGGCGCGAGCCCGGTACACAGGATGAGAAGGACTGGATTGATAATCGCTGGAGCCGGACGGACGTCGGACAGTTCCTCGTCTCCACGCTGCAGGTGCCGAACGGCACCGTCACAAAAGCGCTCTCGATTCGCGTCGGCGATCACGACGAGGCGACCGTTTGTTTTGACACCGCCAACCTGAACCTGCGCGCGGGCTGGACCGACGGTTTCCTGAAATTCGACGCCGCGCGATTCGGTTTGCTCCACGCGCCGAGGATCGAGGGCAAGGTGCAGTTCGCCGCACCCGATGGACCGGGCTGGACCGGCGCGACCGGACGATTCAGTGGTTTTTACGTTCACGGCAAGCGGATTGTGCTGGAATACAGGATTGGCGACGCGACGGTGAGGGAATCGCCCAAAGCCGAACCGGTCGCGGGTAGAACTGCATTTATTCGCACTATCGAAGTCGGACCACATGAAACGCCTTTTGAATTCAGATTCGGCCCGGTGAGGAACAACTCATCAATTCACGAAGAAGAAGATGCTCTGGATGGCAGGGGGGGGACTCCAATCCATCGCCTTCGCGCCCTGTCAACCAACGCGACGGAGACCTCGATCATTTACCTCCAGAGTCTGATAGCGAAAGACCTCAAGGCGGTGGGTGACAACAGCGTTTCTGTTTCACTCGATGCAAGCAAGAAGCCGACCCTCCTCTGGTGGGCGGTCTGGAATGGTCCAGCCGATCGCGTTTCCGACGCGGACCATTGGGCCAGGACGCACACCCCTCCCGATGAGTTGACCGATTTGATCAAACCGGCCGATGCTCGCTGGCTCCCCGCGCTCGAAACCACCGGCCACGTCGCGCCCGACTCCGGCCCACTGCCGATTGATACGCTCACAGTCCCCTACGACAATCCCTGGAACGCGCTCATGTTTCTTTCCGGCGTGGACTTCACCAGCGACGGCACAGCCTACGTCTGTTCGATTCACGGCGATGTCTGGAAGGTCACCGGTATTGACGACAAGCTGGGCAGGCTGACCTGGAAACGATTCGCCACGGGACTCTATCAGCCGCTTGGACTCAAGGTCGTCAACGATCGGATCTATGTGCTCGGTCGCGACCAGATCACGCGGTTGCGCGACGAAAATGGCGATGGCGAGGCGGATTTCTACGAAGACTTCTGCAGTCTCATTCAGACGTTCCCAGAATCACATCATTTCGTGACGGGTCTGGAAACCGACGTGCGCGGGAATTTTTATTATGTGGATCCGGTCGGCGTGCACCGCGTATCGCCGGACGGTCGCACGATGGAAACCATTTCGACGGGTTTCCGCAATCCGAACGGCATGGGCGTCAGTCCCGATGGTGGCATCGTCACCGTCGCGCCACAGCAGGGGGAATGGACGCCGTCGTCCGTGATCATCGAGGCGAAACGCGGCG from Candidatus Angelobacter sp. encodes:
- a CDS encoding LD-carboxypeptidase, whose translation is KLGEHVAAQHGFFAGTDAQRLSDLNAMLNDPQIKAIFAIRGGYGSPRLLPFVDYRAVRRRPKIIVGFSDVTALQLALLRRTGLITFSGPLPGVEFWQKPDPYTEEHFWRLLTSTRRVGPLPNPRNEPSHSRIPGRAEGRLLGGNLSLLVSNLGTRFSPDYRGTILVLEDVGEHFHRIDRMFTQLRNAGILDQINGLVLGHFTNCKASDSAKPHLKLNEIIEEVLSWLNVPVVEGFQYGHVARKLTVPFGLRARLDAGRGTLTVTESAVV
- a CDS encoding ThuA domain-containing protein, translating into MFSPFSTGFVLLFCFCSIAGSAAHPPKKIVLIAGPITGHPKEAHEYEKNVILLKQLLDTSPDLQGKVRVETHFHGWPANPSTLDDADTIFLTSDGTDREEKNHPLYVGDHFRVIERQMKRGCGLVFFHWSTFAPMRVHDQITEWVGGHFDYETGSAPNHWYSAIQTWRAESKPGTPDHPILRGVRPFTTQEEYYYRIRFRENDSRLKPIIVTRPPKETNDFTVGWAVERAGGGRGFGFTGGHFYANWWNPDFRKLILNAIAWTAKLDVPENGVRSEPFERFKTLVLTGHNHPAHDWRATTAALILALEQDPRAIVHVTEDIEDLATDKINGYDLLALNYCNWERPGLSEGARKNFVRYLQNGGGLAIIHFADGAWHPSLPNTKPDDAWPEYFTKICRRAWEHRPPNASGHDAYGPFRVEVAGVKHAIIAGLQPFDTVDELYFHQAGELTIEPLAYAMSKTTNQREPMAWAYDYEKARVFQTVLGHSDESIRRAAALIRRGCVWAAGREELTFDPPWQLTEGALFREGSPWTSEESQKRSASDTAQAARASPGVPPVRLAAARGPLSTTRPADTRPAGTPAIAGREPGTQDEKDWIDNRWSRTDVGQFLVSTLQVPNGTVTKALSIRVGDHDEATVCFDTANLNLRAGWTDGFLKFDAARFGLLHAPRIEGKVQFAAPDGPGWTGATGRFSGFYVHGKRIVLEYRIGDATVRESPKAEPVAGRTAFIRTIEVGPHETPFEFRFGPVRNNSSIHEEEDALDGRGGTPIHRLRALSTNATETSIIYLQSLIAKDLKAVGDNSVSVSLDASKKPTLLWWAVWNGPADRVSDADHWARTHTPPDELTDLIKPADARWLPALETTGHVAPDSGPLPIDTLTVPYDNPWNALMFLSGVDFTSDGTAYVCSIHGDVWKVTGIDDKLGRLTWKRFATGLYQPLGLKVVNDRIYVLGRDQITRLRDENGDGEADFYEDFCSLIQTFPESHHFVTGLETDVRGNFYYVDPVGVHRVSPDGRTMETISTGFRNPNGMGVSPDGGIVTVAPQQGEWTPSSVIIEAKRGGYYGYGGPKVTTDRPLGYDPVLCWIPHSVDNSSGSQVWIPDGHWGSLGGHFLHFSWGRCMMMLVLRDVVDGAPQAATVSLPGRFLSGAMRGAFNPRDGHLYVVGSIGWQTSALKDGNLQRVRYTGKPLDVPVAWHAQSNGLTLTFTQPLDKEAAQDTGSYDVEQWNYRYAAQYGSKDWSVANPDKEGHDQVAVRSAKLLADGRTVFLEIPNLKPVMQLQVQYNLNAKEGASLRGKVYATINRLGKKL